The following proteins are co-located in the Cryptosporidium parvum Iowa II chromosome 6, whole genome shotgun sequence genome:
- a CDS encoding possible zinc finger and possible FYVE domain has product MKDTEICEECMNLDEFHKICCTLCGRVKCSNCNISNTVEYKIYDKLICEECISKLYLETNNILQEELDVKDQINLNLKKGLEEQFQIISKCKQFIIALEEIISFQGLWKSICEIEGTENIQNLLFESQGKFSFMK; this is encoded by the coding sequence ATGAAAGATACTGAAATATGTGAAGAATGTATGAATTTAGATGAGTTTCATAAAATTTGTTGCACTTTGTGTGGAAGAGTTAAATGTTCAAATTGCAACATAAGTAATACAgttgaatataaaatatacgataaattaatatgtGAAGAGTGTATATCTAAATTATATCTTGAGACAAATAATATACTTCAGGAAGAGTTAGATGTGAAGgatcaaataaatttgaatttaaaaaaaggcTTAGAGGAGCAATTTCAAATCATTTCAAAGTGTaaacaatttattatagctttagaagaaattatatcATTTCAAGGTTTATGGAAATCAATTTGTGAAATTGAGGGTACCGAGAATATACAGAATCTTCTATTTGAAAGTCAAGGTAAGTTTAGTTTTATGAAAtga
- a CDS encoding Yir323cp/Cwc24 p family; CCCH+ringfinger domains, which yields SRKELKYLNSFSFSLIRIMFKKRNVSKEQIRKIQNDNFEENQPKTLEERTFQGSLNTDIDEIKKRNLLKKDSDLVKDSDFEKDEKLDELVTIFSHKNNRKFSRDNIVNNYDLDLHDPNPPKKETSKSIYSEKKYDTLESRNPNIKLTLMIDYQHDICKDFKETGYCGFGDTCKFLHDRSDFKSGWKLDKEWEIEQKKKRLKIESISKDKSSIGDGNLSSNSTNNNKLPKKCSICNKKWKSDSNPVVTLCNHYFCEKCAFSHYTNTSKCFQCGLPTKGTFNIASIPQELISESDSYHSSESDSNHSENSQSS from the coding sequence TCTCgaaaagaattaaagtatttaaattctttctcATTTTCTCTGATAAGAATAATGTTTAAGAAGAGAAATGTTAGCAAAGAACAGATTAGAAAGAttcaaaatgataattttgagGAAAACCAACCAAAAACACTTGAGGAAAGAACTTTTCAAGGGTCCTTAAATACagatattgatgaaattaagaaaagaaaCTTGCTAAAAAAGGATTCAGATCTTGTAAAAGACtcagattttgaaaaagatgaaaaacTTGATGAACTTGTTACTATCTTTTCCCATAAAAATAATCGAAAGTTTAGTCGTGATAATATCGTAAATAACTATGACTTAGACCTACATGACCCAAATCCTCCTAAGAAAGAAACTTCTAAGAGTATCTATTCAGagaaaaaatatgataCTTTAGAATCCAgaaatccaaatattaaacttaCTTTGATGATTGATTACCAGCATGATATTTGTAaagattttaaagaaaCTGGATACTGTGGTTTTGGAGATACATGCAAATTCCTTCATGATAGGAGTGACTTCAAAAGTGGTTGGAAACTTGATAAAGAATGGGAAATAGagcagaaaaaaaagagacTAAAGATTGAATCTATTTCTAAAGACAAATCTAGTATTGGAGATGGAAACCTATCATCTAATTCAActaacaataataaacttCCAAAGAAATGTTctatttgtaataaaaaGTGGAAATCTGACTCAAATCCTGTTGTTACCCTCTGTAATCACTATTTCTGCGAAAAATGTGCCTTTAGTCATTATACTAATACCTCAAAATGCTTTCAATGTGGTCTCCCCACTAAAGGAACATTTAATATTGCATCTATACCACAAGAACTCATCTCAGAATCAGATTCATATCATTCATCCGAATCTGATTCCAATCATTCTGAAAACTCTCAATCATCTTAA
- a CDS encoding DNA-directed RNA polymerase III C1 subunit, whose protein sequence is MSTIRTRIKVGDKELLIPKNVNLSKENVVNVFKRRNIEAVEFSAMGKDEIARSAHMEVLHREIYRPMTNIPLQGGVLDSRLGAHRADAQCSSCGGTLKTCGGHWGYIDLQQPVFHVGYFKHLYGVLCCICKSCGAFLLKGEEKRQHLARLKQSYSIAHSYRLQFRKLVERCKKVKTCPRCMSQQGQLRRTIRPTLDQFMKLTHTIKVDGKEYVEDLTPIFVQTLLERVPYQDLDILETFKPGNLLISRLPVPPNCIRPSVTMGESGSNEDDLTVILSEITDLNNIIKSQMKSGFQTFQLLGNWEFLQLQCTRLINADAPGVNQLLASKNIPKAGRGVCQRLKGKEGRFRGNLSGKRVDFSGRTVISPDPNIEVDEVVVPMIIAKKLTYPERVNAINIDSLREAVLNGHDIWPGACYVYKSNGSKSSLRYANRRVVSERLEIGDIVERHMKTGDIVLFNRQPSLHRLSIMSHKVVVMPWRTFRFNECACAPYNADFDGDEMNLHLPQNELARSESKHLMGLMNNLVTPRNGEPLIAATQDFLLGMYVLTGRDIFLTRDQFSQYCCHFSNGQIPMELPPPTILKPVELWTGKQVFNMILRPNSNEKERIDVSFELKERDYDSKSDLKDLCPNEGYVVVRHSELLAGAIGKKVLGGGSKEGLFFYILLENNAKKSSECMGRISRFVSRYLANKGMTIGIDDVTPNAELLVAKKNLLEDGYQRVQDEINSYEKGKLTPHPGLSLEDTLELKVKKILDDIRNEAGKASHISLPPSNKPLLMYLSGAKGQLINIAQMVACVGQQNVAGQRIQNGFTNRTLPHFKMNCVDGRSRGFVGNSFFSGLQPDEFFFHTMSGREGLVDTAVKTAETGYMQRRLVKALEDLCIKYDQTVRTSDGQIIQFIYGDDGLNPMLMEEKLELVNFGKLFKHIYSQTKVHSNFYFLFNNYLNFLENQPLKNDLNISENPKPSNSKRSKRKSSTNSCDSNSTMEETKNDRNIHRFKLLPPSNEVVNHLILLFENYLSNGSCELLNNSLAPAGTNDAHACTINTVDTGDFKKELIFDEIDDLLVQIEKKREEEERRIKKEKEEEERRRAKKKMGEGVIRSKLKRMVDIKEEEEDKEENLGKEEQMIKQEENIGVKVEQLEEQKLEDFQFSSDYCSQSISQIIFDPKYFENESKEIPKSVMDKLTTLKIWYTKNGLKWCRNNETCICMRNSVLAHYLIYNYLPIMDTNVPLIPFEMLKWMEFLIRMTRELVPSSLLVHQKISILESPTHQEKTHKLNIFSNNMRKFLVSHIEKISNYRKAQGEKEGLKLEDYMQIIEDFYNDSRLDSEWFMQILQHDPNVSRIASLGRSKELSEFSRYIRRFYSVIIPNSDNIETELGEKKQEEESLGGRKRSMEVGSFINAVNSSKRRIIDDEGEFGISSSTYSSEFKSIRYNPEYAITIRQLYEFIKASWSKYMKAITEPGEAVGAIAAQSIGEPGTQMTLKTFHFAGVASMNVTLGVPRIKEIINAATKILTPIIEAKLENDSDFNYAQIVKGSIVKTLLNEVVSDIEELYSPNGVFININLNEETIKGHYLDINAYTVRDSIVSHGPISKIKLKLEDIQVLDLWKLSILIGGGISQIGSSSNNINGTGNVNTLNTGIGNTMNVYFQTQLLKKGLQNVVVSGIPGIKRSVIRQDDKEDPITGEKRKCYSLAVEGYGLLKLMGINGIIGTTTVSNHVMEVREVLGIEAARKVIIQEVQKCMDAYSMDIDLRHIQLLADIMTFRGDVLGISRFGIQKMRTSTLMLASFEETNEHLFEAAFQNRVDPVFGVSECVIMGKPIKIGTGSFDILYNSPSNIQKSKLFLNGSKKDSVGRLSQFLSSIKKQTLPRDHC, encoded by the coding sequence ATGTCGACGATCAGAACAAGGATTAAAGTTGGAGATAAGGAGCTTTTGATTCCAAAAAATGTGAATCTTAGTAAGGAAAATGTAGTCAATGTCTTTAAAAGACGAAATATTGAAGCAGTTGAGTTCTCTGCAATGGGAAAGGATGAAATTGCTAGATCTGCCCATATGGAAGTTTTGCATAGAGAGATTTATAGACCAATGACAAATATACCACTTCAAGGAGGGGTTTTAGATTCAAGATTAGGAGCTCATAGGGCTGATGCTCAGTGTTCCAGTTGTGGAGGTACTTTAAAGACTTGTGGAGGTCATTGGGGTTATATTGATCTACAACAACCTGTCTTTCATGTTGGTTATTTTAAGCATTTATATGGAGTTTTGTGTTGTATCTGTAAGAGTTGTGGAGCTTTTCTCCTTAAAGGAGAGGAGAAACGTCAGCATCTTGCCAGGCTAAAACAGTCATATTCTATTGCTCATTCTTATAGATTACAATTTAGAAAGCTTGTTGAGAGATGTAAGAAAGTCAAAACATGTCCAAGATGTATGTCTCAGCAAGGTCAACTAAGGAGAACAATTAGACCAACTTTAGACCAGTTTATGAAGTTAACTCATACTATTAAAGTTGATGGTAAAGAATATGTTGAGGATTTAACTCCAATTTTTGTTCAAACACTTTTAGAAAGAGTTCCATATCAAGATTTGGATATTCTTGAAACTTTTAAGCCTGGAAATCTACTCATTTCACGCCTTCCTGTCCCACCTAATTGTATTAGACCATCAGTTACTATGGGAGAATCTGGGAGTAATGAGGATGACTTGACAGTAATTCTGTCTGAAATTACtgatttgaataatattatcaaatctCAAATGAAATCAGGATTTCAAACTTTTCAGTTACTTGGGAATTGGGAATTTCTTCAGCTTCAATGCACTAGACTAATTAATGCTGATGCTCCAGGAGTTAACCAACTCTTAGCTAGTAAGAATATCCCAAAAGCTGGAAGAGGAGTATGTCAGAGGCTTAAAGGTAAAGAAGGACGTTTCAGAGGAAATTTGAGTGGTAAAAGAGTTGATTTTAGTGGAAGAACTGTTATTTCTCCTGACCCTAATATTGAAGTTGATGAAGTTGTGGTACCTATGATCATTGCAAAGAAATTGACTTATCCCGAAAGAGTTAAtgctattaatattgactCTTTAAGAGAAGCTGTTCTAAATGGACATGATATTTGGCCAGGAGCATGCTATGTTTATAAGAGTAATGGAAGCAAATCTAGTCTTAGATATGCTAATAGAAGAGTTGTATCAGAGCGTCTTGAGATTGGAGATATTGTAGAAAGACATATGAAAACTGGAGATATCGTCTTATTCAATAGACAACCAAGTTTACATAGACTTAGTATTATGTCTCACAAAGTTGTAGTTATGCCATGGAGAACTTTTAGATTCAATGAATGTGCTTGTGCTCCTTATAATGCAGATTTCGATGGAGATGAAATGAATCTTCATCTTCCTCAGAATGAACTAGCTAGATCAGAATCCAAACATTTGATGGGACTTATGAATAACTTAGTAACTCCAAGAAACGGAGAACCTCTGATAGCAGCAACTCAAGATTTTCTTTTAGGAATGTATGTACTAACAGGAAGAGATATATTCTTAACAAGAGATCAGTTCTCCCAATACTGTTGTCACTTTTCAAATGGACAAATACCAATGGAGCTACCTCCTCCAACAATTCTAAAGCCTGTAGAGCTTTGGACAGGAAAACAGGTATTTAATATGATATTAAGACCAAACTCGAATGAAAAAGAGAGAATAGATGtttcatttgaattaaaagaaagagaCTATGACTCAAAATCAGATCTAAAAGATCTTTGTCCTAATGAAGGTTATGTAGTGGTGAGACATTCTGAACTTTTAGCAGGAGCAATAGGAAAGAAAGTACTTGGAGGAGGATCTAAGGAAGGACTCTTTTTCTATATATTACTTGAAAACAATGCAAAAAAGAGCTCAGAATGTATGGGACGTATTTCTAGATTTGTCTCACGGTATTTAGCTAATAAAGGAATGACAATTGGAATCGATGATGTTACTCCAAATGCTGAACTTCTTGTAGCAAAAAAGAATCTATTAGAAGATGGGTATCAAAGAGTTCAAGATGAGATTAATTCATACGAAAAGGGGAAACTAACTCCTCATCCTGGTCTTTCTCTTGAAGATACTTTAGAACTTAAAGTAAAAAAGATTCTAGACGATATTAGAAATGAAGCAGGTAAAGCTTCTCATATTAGTCTCCCTCCTTCTAACAAACCTCTTCTTATGTATCTATCAGGAGCAAAAGGTCAACTAATTAATATAGCTCAAATGGTTGCCTGTGTAGGCCAACAAAATGTTGCTGGacaaagaattcaaaatgGCTTTACCAATAGAACTCTTCCTCATTTCAAGATGAATTGTGTTGATGGAAGAAGTAGAGGATTTGTAGGTAATAGCTTTTTTTCAGGATTACAACCTGATGAATTTTTCTTCCATACAATGTCAGGGAGAGAGGGACTAGTTGATACAGCTGTTAAGACAGCTGAAACAGGATATATGCAAAGAAGACTTGTGAAAGCATTAGAAGATCTTTGTATCAAATATGACCAAACAGTAAGAACAAGTGATGGACAGATTATTCAATTCATATATGGAGATGACGGACTTAATCCAATGCTTATGGAAGAAAAGTTAGAACTTGTTAATTTTGGAAAGCTTTTCAAACATATTTACTCGCAAACTAAAGTCCATTCCAACTTTTACTTCCTATTTAACAATTATCTCAACTTTTTAGAAAATCAACCCCTGAagaatgatttaaatatttcagaaaaCCCCAAACCATCAAATTCCAAAAGATCCAAAAGAAAATCCTCAACAAATTCTTGTGATTCAAACTCCACTATGgaagaaacaaaaaatgaCCGAAATATTCACAGATTTAAACTTCTCCCACCCTCAAATGAAGTTGTTAACCACCTTATTTTGCTTTTTGAAAACTATCTATCTAATGGTTCATGTgaacttttaaataattcgTTGGCGCCGGCGGGAACAAATGATGCACATGCATGCACTATAAATACCGTCGATACTGGtgattttaaaaaagagctaatatttgatgaaataGATGATTTATTGGTTCAGATAGAAAAAAAACGTGAGGAAGAGGAAAGAAggattaaaaaagaaaaggaagaGGAGGAGAGAAGAAGAGCAAAGAAAAAGATGGGAGAAGGTGTAATTAGATCAAAGCTTAAAAGAATGGTAGATATaaaggaagaagaagaagataaagAGGAGAATTTGGGGAAAGAGGAACAAATGATAAAACAAGAGGAGAATATCGGTGTTAAGGTAGAACAATTGGAGGAACAGAAACTAGAAGATTTTCAGTTTTCTTCTGATTATTGCAGTCAAAGTATTAGCCAGATCATATTTGATCCAAAGTACTTTGAAAATGAGTCCAAGGAGATTCCGAAATCAGTAATGGATAAATTGACGACTTTGAAGATTTGGTATACAAAGAATGGATTAAAGTGGTGTAGGAATAACGAGACATGTATTTGTATGAGAAATAGTGTATTAGCTCACTATTTGATCTACAATTACTTGCCAATTATGGATACAAATGTACCTCTAATTCCTTTTGAGATGCTGAAATGGATGGAATTCTTGATTAGGATGACAAGAGAGCTTGTTCCAAGCTCTCTTTTAGTCCATCAAAAGATTTCAATTTTAGAGTCACCAACTCACCAAGAAAAGACTcataaattgaatatattctcAAATAATATGAGGAAGTTTTTGGTTTCCCATATTGAGAAAATTTCAAACTATAGAAAAGCTCAAGGAGAAAAGGAGGGACTCAAATTGGAAGATTACATGcaaattattgaagatttCTATAATGATTCCAGATTAGACTCCGAGTGGTTTATGCAAATCCTTCAACATGATCCAAATGTTTCCAGAATTGCATCTTTAGGAAGATCTAAGGAACTTAGTGAATTCTCCAGGTATATCCGAAGATTCTATTCTGTAATTATTCCTAATAGTGATAACATAGAGACAGAATTaggagaaaaaaaacagGAAGAAGAAAGTCTCGGAGGAAGGAAGAGAAGTATGGAAGTAGGCTCTTTCATTAATGCTGTAAACTCTTCAAAGAGGAGAAttattgatgatgaagGAGAATTTGGAATCTCCTCATCTACTTACTCTTCAGAATTCAAGTCTATAAGATATAATCCTGAATATGCTATTACTATTAGACAATTGTATGAATTCATTAAAGCGAGTTGGAGTAAGTACATGAAAGCAATCACAGAACCAGGTGAAGCTGTTGGAGCAATTGCTGCTCAATCTATTGGAGAGCCAGGAACTCAAATGACTTTAAAAACTTTCCACTTTGCAGGAGTTGCTAGTATGAATGTTACTTTGGGAGTACcaagaattaaagaaatcatTAATGCTGCTACGAAGATTCTTACCCCTATTATTGAAGCTAAGcttgaaaatgattcagACTTTAATTATGCCCAAATAGTTAAAGGATCTATTGTAAAAACACTTTTAAACGAAGTAGTTTCTGATATTGAAGAGCTTTATTCACCAAATGGAGTCTTTATTAACATAAATCTTAATGAAGAAACCATTAAAGGCCATTATCTTGATATTAATGCATACACTGTAAGAGATTCTATAGTTAGTCACGGACCTATCTCAAAGATTAAACTTAAATTAGAAGATATTCAAGTTCTTGATCTTTGGAAACTTTCAATTCTTATTGGCGGTGGAATTTCACAAATTGGATCTtcatctaataatattaacgGTACCGGTAACGTTAATACATTAAATACCGGTATTGGAAATACAATGAATGTTTATTTCCAGACACAATTACTTAAAAAAGGTTTACAAAATGTTGTAGTTAGTGGTATACCTGGGATAAAAAGAAGTGTAATTAGGCAGGATGATAAGGAAGATCCAATCACTGGAGAGAAGAGAAAGTGTTATAGTCTTGCAGTAGAAGGATATGGACTTTTAAAATTGATGGGTATCAATGGTATAATTGGTACAACAACAGTATCAAATCATGTAATGGAGGTAAGAGAAGTACTTGGAATTGAAGCAGCAAGAAAAGTAATTATTCAAGAAGTACAGAAATGTATGGATGCTTATAGTATGGATATTGATCTAAGGCATATACAGTTACTAGCTGACATCATGACTTTTAGAGGAGACGTCTTGGGTATTTCTAGATTTGGTATTCAAAAGATGCGTACTTCAACACTTATGTTGGCATCATTTGAGGAGACGAATGAGCATTTATTTGAAGCAGCTTTTCAGAATAGAGTTGATCCAGTATTTGGTGTTAGTGAATGTGTTATAATGGGTAAGCCTATAAAAATTGGTACCGGATCTTTTGATATCCTTTATAACTCCCCTTCAAATATACAAAAAAGCAAATTATTTCTGAATGGAAGCAAGAAAGATTCAGTTGGAAGGCTTTCACAGTTTTTAAGTAGTATAAAAAAACAGACTCTGCCCAGAGACCATTGTTAG
- a CDS encoding membrane associated protein with a SPX domain (SYG1, Pho81 and XPR1) domain at the N-terminus and a vtc1p domain at the C-terminus. 3 transmembrane domains near the C-terminus., whose product ISNKNINSDRNIIVASNKPFIIRNYLNGTLALILTWLIVLIVMKFSKKLQHYVNQQYIQHYLSYKDLKKAIKLITGSDTSSYTINEVTNNFGNIKALAGSIYRPAESRFMDLLNHELDKINSFSSIMYTDIKDSLKQIQGYIDQISRDLGIINNSSNVNNNNQNDSDSSFFQSGMSKELLDDLISPLIEQLERKSGEIIFLESYQQLNYTGFRKITKKYDKMNKSTSSSWYLARLARESFMNMNLDLLLESLSNCYSKIETLKSAFLMKEESLKCDKTSESDISTHPPFELHSKHLILAEDVMKVKVLLAKIVPLVSIGLLNIEDGMSNKPCLSSPINNNTNSQKAASTENVSSLTLQTSTVSYLYFDNREFSEYHRIREIRSRFSCNSQVNQIEENSSGRIQAYSDEKIVPKKYLDYTFRLRWYGENEGSPDQWLNLDWIHPMEPSCSNTEWHEPKNNNNFVSQATNTSQVSQGGGKRTFSFEGSKALVSSKTLLIQQKDVFHILKTYGDFRRESKNPSLSFNFDLNTYLNETRRNLSQDQIMLLNCFIDFIQFRKLGPFSHLWFHRTTFANPKRNICVHIDNNLKIMPEIDLELLIDEHSQRNNSSLNNLPAQSERKLSSETNRSNCEIVNTELGTNSIFNMRPSILYNTYIVCPQTEALVSENMKIVSHGILSVSLSQDSGNLSSTNSNPREILKDILGLASVSEVNGFSNLETCTALLFSNNLLQVPHWFNFMAIESESQQEITNNIKDTNSEPQTVRSLNRSASLNKELIGVKQLQSFEHEKSSFNNSLLKIDVLHTGKNARILHDQEVTAQREASILTNEIQTNSLSSLNSTHTLSNIHQLKNRPIKKNEIKRELTQSQPHTLHVPLLGNDVDSGIVHAHEQTFPHALARTFRSIFCLCREGSANHGINNIQKKCVSSAVRVEPKTFFANERTLLQWMNMSVLLATISVSLLSFGTQVGRICGLIMAPVAIFFIAYSYYIYLKRNRALETKEPISYNDKFGPTLLVMCLIISLTSVLLLNIIVGGHKQHFKDIHEYYREDYNHYYQNNQNENQLLLQNYNNQSISNGKYLYH is encoded by the coding sequence atcagcaacaaaaatatcaatagTGATAGAAATATAATTGTTGCTAGCAATAAACCATTtataataagaaattatttaaatggTACTTTGGCTTTAATATTGACTTGGTTGATTGTTTTAATAGTTATGAAATTCAGTAAAAAACTTCAGCATTATGTAAATCAACAGTATATCCAACATTACTTATCTTATAAGGATCTTAAAAAAGCAATAAAGCTTATAACTGGATCAGATACTTCAAGTTATACTATTAATGAGGTAACAAATAActttggaaatattaaagcTTTAGCAGGATCCATATATAGGCCAGCAGAAAGTAGATTTATGGATCTATTAAACCATGAATTGGATAAgattaattcatttagtAGTATTATGTATACTGACATAAAAGATTCTCTTAAACAAATTCAAGGATATATAGATCAAATTAGCAGAGATTTAGgtataataaataactccagtaatgttaataataataaccaAAATGACTCCGATAGCTCATTTTTTCAATCTGGCATGAGTAAAGAACTTTTGGATGACTTAATTTCGCCTTTAATTGAACAACTTGAACGTAAAAGTGgtgaaataatatttttagaaaGTTACCAACAACTGAATTATACGGGCTTTAGAAAGATTACCAAAAAATATGATAAGATGAATAAGTCaacttcttcttcttgGTATCTCGCAAGACTTGCAAGAGAATCATTTATGAATATGAATTTGGACTTACTTCTTGAAAGTCTTTCAAACTGCTATTCAAAGATTGAAACGCTAAAAAGTGCTTTTCTGATGAAAGAAGAATCTTTAAAGTGTGATAAAACATCAGAAAGTGATATATCAACACATCCACCTTTTGAACTTCATTCAAAACATCTTATTTTAGCTGAAGATGTAATGAAGGTTAAAGTACTATTAGCAAAAATAGTTCCTCTAGTTTCAATAGGTCTATTGAATATAGAGGATGGAATGAGTAACAAGCCATGTTTATCTTctccaataaataataatacaaattctCAAAAGGCAGCTTCAACAGAAAATGTATCTTCTTTAACATTGCAAACCTCAACAGTAtcttatttgtattttgaTAATAGAGAATTCAGTGAATACCATAGAATTCGTGAAATAAGGTCCAGATTCTCTTGTAACTCTCAAGTGAATCAAATAGAGGAAAATTCATCTGGAAGGATTCAAGCATACTCAGATGAGAAGATTGTTCCAAAAAAATACTTGGATTATACATTTAGATTAAGATGGTATGGAGAAAATGAAGGAAGTCCAGACCAATGGCTTAATTTGGATTGGATACATCCAATGGAACCAAGTTGTTCAAATACTGAGTGGCATGAAccaaagaataataataactttgtTAGTCAAGCAACAAATACTAGTCAAGTGAGTCAAGGAGGAGGAAAAAgaactttttcttttgaaggATCAAAGGCCTTAGTAAGTAGTAAAACCTTATTGATCCAACAAAAAGATGTTTTTCATATCCTTAAGACTTACGGGGATTTCAGACGTGAAAGTAAGAATCCATCGCTATCTTTTAACTTTGATTTGAATAcatatttaaatgaaaCCAGAAGAAACCTTTCACAAGACCAAATAATGTTGCTTAATTGCTTTATAGATTTTATCCAATTTAGAAAACTAGGACCATTTTCACATCTTTGGTTCCATAGAACAACTTTTGCAAAtccaaaaagaaatatatgtGTCcatattgataataactTAAAGATTATGCCTGAAATTGActtggaattattaatagatgAACATTCCCAAAGAAACAATTCGTCATTGAATAATTTACCTGCTCAAAGTGAAAGGAAACTGAGTTCTGAAACAAATAGAAGCAATTGTGAAATTGTGAACACTGAACTTGGAACAAACTCCATCTTCAATATGAGACcttcaatattatataatactTACATTGTTTGCCCCCAAACTGAAGCATTAGTATcagaaaatatgaaaattgTTTCTCACGGAATCTTAAGTGTAAGTCTCTCCCAAGATTCTGGAAACTTATCCAGCACTAATTCTAACCCCAGAGAAATACTTAAAGATATTCTTGGTCTTGCTTCTGTTTCAGAAGTTAACGGATTTTCAAATCTTGAAACTTGTACTGCTCTTTTATTCAGTAATAATTTACTTCAAGTTCCACATTGGTTCAATTTTATGGCTATAGAATCTGAAAGCCAACAagaaattacaaataatatcaaaGATACTAACTCTGAACCCCAAACTGTACGAAGTCTAAACAGATCTGCTTCTTTAAACAAGGAATTGATTGGGGTCAAACAACTTCAATCTTTTGAACACGAAAAATCttctttcaataattctttaCTAAAAATTGATGTTCTTCATACTGGAAAAAATGCAAGAATTCTTCACGATCAAGAAGTCACTGCTCAAAGAGAAGCCAGCATTCTTACTAATGAAATTCAAACTAATTCcctttcttctttaaatagTACCCATActctttcaaatattcatcAACTTAAAAATCGaccaattaaaaaaaatgaaattaaacGCGAACTCACACAATCCCAACCGCACACACTGCATGTGCCACTTCTTGGCAATGACGTGGATTCCGGTATTGTACATGCGCATGAGCAGACTTTTCCACATGCACTGGCGCGCACTTTCAGGTCAATTTTTTGCCTGTGTAGAGAAGGATCAGCAAATCAtggtattaataatattcaaaaaaagtGTGTATCTTCTGCTGTTAGAGTTGAACCGAAGACATTTTTTGCTAATGAGAGAACATTACTTCAGTGGATGAATATGTCAGTTTTATTGGCAACTATTTCCGTTTCTTTACTTAGTTTTGGAACACAAGTTGGTCGTATATGTGGTTTAATTATGGCTCCTGTTgctattttctttattgcttattcttattatatttacttgaaaagaaatagaGCTTTGGAAACTAAAGAGCCAATTTCTTATAATGATAAGTTTGGCCCAACTTTGTTAGTTATGTGTTTGATTATTTCTCTAACATCAGTTTTGctcttaaatattattgttggTGGTCATAAACAGCATTTCAAAGATATTCATGAATACTATAGAGAAGATTACAACCACTATTACCAGAATAACCAGAAtgaaaatcaattattacttcaaaattataataatcaatctatttcaaatggtaaatatttgtatcaTTAG
- a CDS encoding 60S ribosomal protein L32, with translation MSIVSFKNKPKKAIIKKRTKKFTRFQSDRFLRVKPNWRKPKGIDCRVRRKFKGNYLMPKIGYGSDAKTRKMLPNGLYKFTVSNPQEVHMLLMHNKTFCVEIASGVSSRKRREILERAEQLNLKVLNKNARLAIEEDE, from the coding sequence ATGTCCATCGTAAGCTTTAAGAATAAGCCAAAAAAGGCAATCATTAAGAAGAGAACAAAAAAGTTCACCAGATTCCAATCTGATCGCTTCTTAAGAGTCAAGCCAAACTGGAGAAAACCAAAAGGTATTGATTGTCGTGTACGTAGAAAATTCAAGggtaattatttaatgcCAAAGATTGGTTATGGTAGTGATGCCAAGACACGTAAGATGCTTCCAAATGGTTTGTATAAATTCACTGTATCAAATCCCCAGGAAGTTCATATGCTTTTAATGCATAACAAGACTTTCTGTGTTGAGATTGCATCTGGAGTAAGTAGTCGTAAGAGAAGAGAGATTTTGGAGAGAGCTGAGCAGTTGAACTTAAAGGTTTTGAACAAGAATGCCAGACTCGCAATTGAGGAGGACgaataa